From Bacteroidales bacterium, the proteins below share one genomic window:
- a CDS encoding 1-(5-phosphoribosyl)-5-[(5-phosphoribosylamino)methylideneamino]imidazole-4-carboxamide isomerase: LGAERIVAGSAAATDTELVKNWLREFGPDKIVVGADIRDFKIAVHGWSDTSDWNLNDFLAFWLKEGAKYFLCTDISRDGLLKGPAVDLYKQLKKQFPEAFLIASGGVACYDDLVELQKAGVDAAIIGKAFYEGKISLNEMQTFIAHAS; encoded by the coding sequence CTGGGAGCAGAACGTATTGTTGCAGGCAGTGCAGCTGCTACGGATACTGAACTGGTTAAAAACTGGCTGAGGGAATTCGGGCCAGATAAAATAGTGGTGGGTGCCGATATCAGGGATTTCAAAATTGCCGTGCATGGCTGGTCAGATACAAGCGACTGGAATCTGAATGATTTTCTGGCTTTCTGGCTGAAGGAAGGAGCAAAATACTTTCTGTGCACCGATATATCGCGCGACGGTCTTTTGAAAGGCCCTGCCGTGGATTTATACAAACAGTTAAAAAAACAGTTTCCTGAAGCTTTTCTGATTGCCAGCGGAGGCGTAGCCTGCTATGACGACCTGGTTGAACTGCAAAAGGCCGGCGTCGATGCGGCGATCATAGGCAAAGCCTTCTATGAAGGAAAGATTTCACTGAACGAAATGCAAACATTCATTGCACATGCTAGCTAA